GTTTCTAACAAAAATTTTGAGTTTTCCAATATATCTTTCTATTGGATACATCCACCGATAATGTACAGGCCCAGCTACTCTTGCTTTATATGCCAAATGCACCACCAAATGCACCATTATTGTGAAAAATAATGGTGGAAAAATTCTTTCTAACTGACATAAAACCAATACAACCCCTTCTTCAGCCTTTTTTAACTCATCTTCTCGTAAAGACTTTGCACACACTGCTCTGAAATACTCACACAAAACAATTAATGGTGTAGTTACCTTTTTTGATAACACACGACGAAGAGCTATTGGAAGAAATTGTTCCATTATGACATTACAATCATGGCTTTTTAGACCCATAATCTTACAACGTCCAACATCaacatattttgaaatatcgGATGACATATCATCAGGGACACGAATATCTTTAAACACTGAACAAAACAACTTTttttcagctttgctcatacaATAACATGCAGGGGGTAAATATTTTGTGCCATCTAGTTGTAGTTGTGGCCATAATTGTTTCATAATATCCAATATTTTCAAATCTCTGCGTGCGGCAGCGTTATCTTTACTCTTGCTAGAATCATCAAAAAGTGTTCCAAGGATATTATCACAAACATTTTTCTCAATATGCATAGGATCTAAATTATGTCTTATCAAATTAAACTCCCAATAAGGCAAAGTGAAAAAAATGCTTTGTTTCCTCCACATTTGTTCAGTGGAACCTGTTTTTGCTCGCACAGATGGTTTCGATATGTTACTCTTACCAAATACCATATTCCTATTTTGGGTCATTTGTATAACATCAGATCCTGACAATGGTTTCAAATCTAATTCACGTTGCTCTGGCTTGCCATAACTCGTCATAGTTCGGATTTTTGCATCTAATGGTAAGAAGCGGCGATGCCCTCTAAACGACCATTTCCTTCCATTATTCAAGTATACTGCATCTGTCTTATCAGCACATGTTGGACAAGCATTCTTGGCATATGTGTTCCAACCAGATAAACATCGCAAACCTGGAAAGTCACTAATTGTCCAAAGCAATGCAGCCTGCATTTGAAACATTTCTTTGTTGGAAGCATCATAAGTGTTAATCCCATTTTCCCATAAGTCTTTCAATTCAGCAAACAAGGGACGTAAATATACATCAATATCATTCATTACCTGGTGCTTTGGGTCCTGGAATTAAGGtggataaaataattaaatgaggTTTCATGGATTCCCAAGGTGGCAAATTGTAAGGCATTAGAACAGGAGGCCATGTACTATGTGACATACTTTGATTTTTAAATGGATTAAACCCATCGGTGGCGAGTCCCAAACGAACGTTTCTAGGATCTGCACCAAAATCAACGTGTCGCTCATCAAATGTCTTCCATGCTGGTGAATCAGCCGGATGCCTTAAAATTCCATCTGAAACCCGTTTCTTACAATGTCATCGCATATTTTCAGATGTCTTAGATGACATGAATAATTGTTGTAAAGATGACAtgaataattgttgtaatctTGGTTTCAATGGAAAATACCAAAAAACATTGGCTGGAGTTTTCATCTGTAGATTTTTCTTTCCGACTTTGCGTGACTTCTTCGATTGTTTGTGCATGTTTTTCCACCTTGAAAGGTTACATACTATGCAAGATTGTTCATTAGCATCATTGCCCCAATAAATCATGCAATCGTTCGGAAAAGCATGTATTTTTTCGTAGTGAAGTCCCAAATTAGAAATTAATTTCTTCGCTTCATAAAATGAATTTGGTACTTGTGCTTCATGTGGCAGTACTCGTCGAAGAAAATCCAATAATGTTGTAAAGGACTTATCAATCCATTTTCCACTAACTTTCAACTGAAATAACTCAACAAGAAATGTCAGTTTAGAAAAATCAGTGCATCCAGCATATAAAGGTTGTTTCCCTTCTTCTAACAATTTATAGAATTCTTCCACATTAGACTGCATCGGTGTACCATTTGTTGATGCAGTAGTGTAATTTTCATTCCTCATGGGTGATCCTTCAGACATCCCAAATAAATCATGTAATGTTTCTTGTCATATTGATTCATGGTTAACTGTATCATAAACTTCTCCTGAGGCATGAATCTCATCTCTCATGTTATCATGAGATTGCACAATCATCTTTTCACCATGAAAATACCAAATACGATAATCTTGTAAAATGTCGTTTATCATCAAATGTTCATGTATTATCTCACGATCATGATTCAATGAGTTGATGCATTTACGACAATGACACGGTTTCGTGACTTCATCAGTCATGATAGCAAATGCATAACGTAAAAAATTTCGGATTCCCACCTGATACTCAAGACTGCCACGAGGATAATCCATCCATGCCTTCATTGTTTGAACCTATAATATAACTCAAACATAATCAATTTCACTATTGTACAATCCTAAAACACTAAAATAGATCAACATATAGGTATGTGAGGAAATAAAATTTCGAACACCTTTTCTTTTAGTCATTTCAACAAACATATTAGATACAGATGTTTAAACTTGATTTGAATGTATtcaaaaatcatttatataaaaaaatttaataatctaAAACATCAAAAATTAAAGTATGGGCCAAAACTGACAATATATCTATCAACCTCACTCTTGATTAATCTAGCAATGGAACACAATATAATCTAAAAAATAAGGAtttcaaggaaaaaaaattgattaatttttctaaataagtTGGGAAATTACCTAAAAATGACAAGCATAATTCCAATGTGGACTTGGTGGCCGCCGATCGAATAAATGAAATATGTGaggtaaatttttaaattagcaTGAAATTTTGCTTACGTTTTTTAAAATGATTCGATCACTTCTCAACCGATTCAAAATAAAACTCTGCTTACGTTTTGTTTAAAATGAAATTATGCTTATGTTTTGTTTAAATTAGCATGAAATTCTGCTTATGTATTAGTTTTCGGAGCGGTTTCAACCGCTTCAAAATAAAACTTTACAAACATTAATTACCAACCGCTTCTGAATTCACTAAATAGAGACGGTATAACTCAACTGCTTCGTATGAAATTCTATTGAAGCGGATAATAAATAACCACTTCTAAAACCATACTCGTTAGGTGCGGTTAGAAAACCGATTGAAAAAACCGATTATGAATGCACTAAATAGAAATGGTTTGGTTAAACCGCTTcgaatgaaattctattaaaGCAGATAATATGTAACCGCTTCTAGCCCTTCCTCTTTTGTTGCGGTTCATAAAACCCCTTCCAATCAACCACTTCTGAATTCACTAAATAGAAGCGGTCTAATAGAACCGCGTCTACAGAATCTCTATTGAATCTGATAATTAATAACCGCTTCTAATACCGTAAGCATTCGATGCGGGTGTCTACCGCTCCAAAATAACCGGTTCTAAAACAACTATTTTTTTCAATGATTCTAGATGGAGGCATGCAATGGATTAGAACTTACAACATTGGAATCGAATCATACATGAGATGTGGTGGATTTACTTGCATATGCGAAGCCAATTGGCTGTTGATggttttataaaatataatttacctGATAGAAAAATAGACAGATTAAAGATGCGGTTGGTTTCCAAGGGATACACTCAATATCTTGGTATATATTTCCACGACATTTTTTTAACCTACTGAAAAAGTGTTAACTATCTATTGTATGTTAAGTTTGGCTTCTATTCATGGGTAGAGTCTTACTCAATTATATGTGGCAAATGCTTTCCACCAAAGAAATCTGGATGAGGAAATATTAATGACTTTGCCGCTTGGGTATAAGGTTCAGGGCACTCATAAAGCACGCAAGTTGTGTAAATCACTATATGCTCTTAAGCAAGCTTCTACACGATGGAATCACAAGTTTACAATTTTGATGGAAGTTGTTGGGAGTAAAAAATTACAAAACGACCATTCTTTTTTTAAGCATGAATCTTCTTGAATAACTTTTCTCTTTGTATATATGGATGACGTCATCATCATAGGGAATAAcattgtagaacccgaaaaatcaggttacgtataagccatgcataattgctactatttaaattacaaatgaatttttataaatatatgaagtgtttgatttattttaataattttaagtcatgattattcattttaaagatagatgtttagttttatcttttcaggataaatacgcaaggtcggaccggagtttggagattatagataagattaataataagattaataataagaaaatattcctaaatttaatttaattcaaagaataatttaattttaaaaaaaataatgtccttgtgatttaataaattaattagagctaagttggtaaataagttctttaggttaatatttaattaaagcttaaaataaaatgtgtaaACAAATAAGGATGAATTAATTTAGGtataaaatattcaagaaattaatcatAGCATTTGAATATTAAGTTTGAGATCATGAATGCCATGCAATAATCTATCCTAAATGTAATGTGTAAATTCACTATAATATATAATGAGGGTGCTAAACTTTAAGCAAGtaaaataaaagatttaaacaataaaacacATGCAAAGtagtagtaataataataatgagtccaaaatttaaaatatttcaaaagttTGGTAACTCTCCATTCAAATCACTCCTAATCGCACTTTATGGAGTATTCATTCCCatttttaattcactaattagTAGTAATTCAAACGCAATACTACACCTCATTTCTGCCCAACTAATTACTAAGGAAATCATAGAAAATATACCGCAAAACAAGTGCAAGAAACCAACGGCAAGGGGAATAAGGAACAATTCAAAACCATTCACCTCCTTGACTTGTAACTCTCCACTAAATGCACTTCAAGACTcctttaacacctcctatatCATACACCTTCATCCCTAACATCAACTACACCCTTACATTCGAAATATCAgaaagaaccagctgctgaATTCGAGAGAACAACAGCAGAAACAAGAAGGAAAAAGCCAACTCCGACTCCGTCGTgtcgtattgtcgttttgatttgttttgtgtCAAAACAAATTTCAGGCATGTAGATATtgttctttgctcttcaatcaagtcttatagatatttttaaaccattatatAACCATGATTCAAGCTGAAACACGAAATTGACAGCAAGTTGCCAAGCAAATTCTGTACAGATTTTCCTAAACTCTTTTGTTTTCAACTTCACGGGTTTGCTAAGTTTTGTTGATTTTAGGATGTTGCTCGGTTCCAGGATTCCATGGCTGCTTCTAGGAATgttttagagtgtgttagggtgttATTGGTCCATTGGTTTACATCCATACACGCACAAACAAATATATGACATCAACATTTTTATGAGCACAGAATTTTGGGTTCACAGTTTCTGTCATTGGATTGTTCAAAGGGgtgttcgaatcttggctgtcctaggaccgtagccatggttagaacccttccttaACATGTCTAGGTTGTGatcaaatcatttttttaaagctGGGTTCacagatccataaaaatttaCCAAAACAATACAAGTTCAATTCGGATATCTTCTTTTGCTGTGTGAGTACACTTCGGTTTTGGTGTGTTGTATGGATGATGGTTGGATACCAGCCCATAACCATGGTTCATACC
This genomic interval from Primulina eburnea isolate SZY01 chromosome 16, ASM2296580v1, whole genome shotgun sequence contains the following:
- the LOC140816108 gene encoding uncharacterized protein, translating into MNDIDVYLRPLFAELKDLWENGINTYDASNKEMFQMQAALLWTISDFPGLRCLSGWNTYAKNACPTCADKTDAVYLNNGRKWSFRGHRRFLPLDAKIRTMTSYGKPEQRELDLKPLSGSDVIQMTQNRNMVFGKSNISKPSVRAKTGSTEQMWRKQSIFFTLPYWEFNLIRHNLDPMHIEKNVCDNILGTLFDDSSKSKDNAAARRDLKILDIMKQLWPQLQLDGTKYLPPACYCMSKAEKKLFCSVFKDIRVPDDMSSDISKYVDVGRCKIMGLKSHDCNVIMEQFLPIALRRVLSKKVTTPLIVLCEYFRAVCAKSLREDELKKAEEGVVLVLCQLERIFPPLFFTIMVHLVVHLAYKARVAGPVHYRWMYPIERYIGKLKIFVRNKARPEANIAEAYLADECVVFCFRYLECTDSFGNKDARHQETPDNEYPLLHLFPQIGRATKKRQIVTLDSKTLSQAHGYILSNCTALQLYQWFAKRARFIISDQHQDFLMQMMGVAWRRWSTEVKATSYDSNIPLEELVSIRPIPHGLATELKENGRKPTRIEIMHLSQRSKKKGGAPVDAEAIRYEVLIG